Proteins from a single region of Primulina tabacum isolate GXHZ01 chromosome 5, ASM2559414v2, whole genome shotgun sequence:
- the LOC142547139 gene encoding kinesin-like protein KIN-7K, chloroplastic isoform X1, whose translation MLMIMTIFEKISGFLSLHSEFIYELAVKPMSTMHGVKPKRPSLKTTSVNNNSPSSSTTSSSRQYLEPSADSLSSPASSSARSKQFFYSESAPLDVERSKENVTVTVRFRPLSPREIRNGEEIAWYADGDTIARNENNQSIAYAYDRVFGPTTTTRHVYDVAAQHVVSGAMNGINGTIFAYGITSSGKTHTMHGDQRSPGIIPLAVKDAFSIIQETPSREFLLRVSYLEIYNEVVNDLLNPAGQNLRVREDAQGTFIEGVKEEVVLSPAHVLSLIAAGEEHRHVGSTFFNLLSSRSHTIFTLTIEGSPCGENSEGEAVTLSQLNLIDLAGSESSRAETTGMSRKEGSYINKSLLTLGTVISKLTDEKSSHIPYRDSKLTRLLQSSLSGHGRVSLICTVTPSSSNSEETHNTLKFAHRAKHIEIQAAQNKIINEKSLIKKYQNEIRCLKEELEQLKQGIVTVPPKKGGGDDILLLKQKLEDGQVRLQSRLEEEEEAKAALMGRIQRLTKLILVSTKDSQSPRVPHRSGPRRRHSFGEDELAYLPYRRRDYILDDESMDLYVSSDGNTETVDDPLKEEKRTKKNGLLNWLKSRKRDSGVGTLASSSEKSSGVKSASTPSTPQADSTNIHIEARQPHSFLTESTPSANHLSYSRHFELFEPGDSYSGLQTPLTSIKTMDQIDLLREQHKILSGEVALQTSSLKRLSDEAAKKPKEQIQVEIINLKEEIRKKNDQIASLEKQISDSIIPHGKEDKLEESLPLSELMAQLNEKSFELEVKSADNRIIQEELNQKTLECEELRETVVSLKQQLSSALYQGGLSSLTDDQCFSETTRIQQMGKENAARKDSNDMLLLQAQVSEIVELKKKLAELTDSKNELELQNNKLADESSYAKGLASAAAVELKALTEEVTKLMNQNERLNAELEVQKKLPTQRRTAIFTSRNGRRDSYVKPQGVVLASDIERELAVRRKREQSYEAALTEKVERESELLKSLEESKQKEAYLENELANMWILTAKLKKSQGLDCDELTTENQKHDEFDIQNNQLF comes from the exons atgttgatgataatgaCGATTTTTGAGAAGATCTCCGGTTTTCTCAGCCTGCATTCGGAGTTTATTTATGAATTGGCG GTGAAACCAATGTCTACAATGCATGGAGTGAAACCCAAAAGGCCTAGCTTAAAAACAACTTCAGTCAACAACAACTCTCCATCGTCATCAACAACTTCATCTTCTCGGCAATATCTTGAGCCATCTGCTGACAGTCTGAGTTCACCAGCATCATCATCTGCTCGAAGTAAACAGTTCTTCTATTCAGAAAGCGCACCTTTGGATGTCGAGAGATCTAAAGAGAATGTCACAGTGACGGTGAGGTTTCGCCCTCTCAG TCCTAGGGAAATTCGAAATGGAGAGGAGATTGCGTGGTATGCAGATGGGGATACTATTGCAAGGAATGAAAATAATCAGTCAATTGCTTACGCATATG ATCGTGTTTTTGGTCCTACAACCACAACAAGGCATGTGTACGATGTTGCTGCTCAGCATGTTGTGAGTGGCGCCATGAATGGAATAAATG GTACAATATTTGCATATGGCATTACTAGTAGCGGAAAGACGCACACAATGCAT GGTGATCAGAGGTCTCCTGGTATTATTCCATTGGCTGTGAAAGACGCTTTCAGCATCATTCAAGAG ACTCCAAGCCGAGAATTTCTCCTACGCGTCTCTTATCTGGAAATATATAATGAG GTTGTCAATGATTTGTTGAATCCGGCTGGACAAAATTTGAGAGTAAGAGAAGATGCACAG GGAACCTTTATTGAAGGAGTCAAGGAAGAAGTTGTGTTATCACCTGCTCATGTTCTATCTCTTATAGCTGCAGGAGAAG AACATAGACATGTGGGTTCGACATTCTTCAATTTACTCAGCAGCAGAAGTCATACAATCTTCACTCTG ACCATAGAGGGTAGTCCCTGTGGAGAAAATAGTGAAGGTGAAGCTGTTACCTTGTCACAATTG AACCTCATTGACCTAGCAGGTTCTGAGAGCTCAAGGGCTGAAACAACAGGCATGAGTAGAAAAGAGGGATCCTATATTAATAAGAGTTTGCTGACTCTCGGAACT GttatttcaaaattaacagATGAGAAGTCTTCACACATACCTTACAGGGACTCTAAATTGACGAGGCTTCTTCAGTCCTCACTTAGTGGTCATGGGCGTGTATCT CTAATTTGTACTGTTACGCCCTCCTCAAGCAACTCTGAGGAGACACACAACACATTGAAGTTTGCCCATCGGGCAAAGCACATTGAAATTCAAGCAGCACAAAACAAG ATAATTAACGAAAAATCACTTATCAAAAAGTACCAAAATGAAATTCGGTGTTTGAAGGAAGAACTGGAACAACTGAAACAGGGCATAGTCACAGTCCCCCCCAAAAAAGGTGGAGGTGACGATATTCTTCTCCTAAAGCAGAAG CTTGAAGATGGTCAAGTGCGACTACAGTCAAGattggaagaagaagaagaagccaAAGCTGCTTTAATGGGGAGAATACAGCGTTTGACAAAACTTATTCTTGTTTCAACAAAAGATTCTCAATCACCAAGAGTTCCTCACCGTTCAGGACCAAGAAGAAGACATTCCTTTGGAGAAGACGAG CTTGCTTATCTTCCGTATAGAAGACGAGACTACATCTTGGATGATGAAAGTATGGACCTCTATGTTTCTTCTGATGGCAATACTGAAACTGTAGATGACCCATTGAAAGAAGAGAAAAGGACAAAGAAGAATGGTTTGCTGAACTGGTTGAAGTCACGG AAACGAGATAGTGGCGTAGGGACATTGGCAAGCTCTAGTGAGAAGTCCAGTGGAGTTAAATCCGCGAGCACTCCTTCAACTCCTCAAGCTGATAGCACAAATATTCACATAGAAGCAAGACAACCACATTCTTTTCTCACAGAAAGCACTCCTTCTGCCAATCATTTATCTTACTCAAGACATTTTGAATTGTTTGAGCCTGGGGATAGTTATTCGGGACTACAGACTCCACTG ACCAGCATAAAGACTATGGACCAGATTGACCTTCTGAGAGAGCAGCATAAAATTTTGTCAGGTGAAGTCGCACTTCAAACAAGTTCTCTGAAACGATTATCTGACGAGGCTGCGAAAAAACCCAAGGAGCAAATCCAG GTGGAGATCATAAATTTGAAGGAAGAAATTAGGAAAAAGAATGATCAAATAGCTTCATTGGAAAAGCAAATATCAGATTCCATCATTCCCCATGGCAAGGAGGACAAATTAGAAGAATCACTA CCCCTCAGTGAACTAATGGCACAGTTAAATGAGAAGTCTTTTGAACTTGAG GTCAAATCTGCCGATAATCGAATAATCCAAGAGGAGCTGAACCAAAAG ACTTTGGAATGTGAAGAATTGCGAGAAACAGTTGTATCCTTAAAACAACAGTTGTCCAGTGCTTTATATCAGGGGGGCTTGAGTTCATTGACAGATGATCAATGCTTTTCTGAAACTACTCGCATACAGCAGATGGGCAAAGAAAATGCAGCGAGAAAGGATTCAAATGATATGTTGCTTCTACAAGCTCAG GTAAGTGAAATTGTAGAACTAAAGAAGAAACTGGCCGAGTTAACCGATTCAAAGAATGAACTAGAGCTGCAGAATAATAAACTTGCGGACGAGAGTTCATATGCAAAGGGATTAgcatctgctgctgctgttgaATTGAAGGCACTAACAGAAGAGGTTACGAAGCTAATGAATCAAAACGAAAGATTAAATGCTGAGCTTGAAGTCCAAAAAAAGTTGCCAACCCAACGCCGAACTGCCATATTCACCAGCAGGAATGGTCGGAGAGATAGTTATGTCAAACCCCAAGGTGTTGTCTTAGCCTCTGATATCGAGAGAGAATTGGCCGTCCGCCGCAAAAGAGAGCAATCATATGAAGCTGCCTTGACCGAAAAGGTCGAAAGAGAATCCGAATTGCTGAAGAGTCTCGAAGAATCCAAACAGAAAGAAGCATACCTGGAGAATGAACTTGCAAACATGTGGATACTCACTGCAAAACTAAAAAAATCTCAAGGCCTTGACTGTGATGAACTAACTACAGAAAACCAGAAGCATGATGAATTTGATATTCAGAATAatcaattattttaa
- the LOC142547139 gene encoding kinesin-like protein KIN-7K, chloroplastic isoform X2 produces the protein MSTMHGVKPKRPSLKTTSVNNNSPSSSTTSSSRQYLEPSADSLSSPASSSARSKQFFYSESAPLDVERSKENVTVTVRFRPLSPREIRNGEEIAWYADGDTIARNENNQSIAYAYDRVFGPTTTTRHVYDVAAQHVVSGAMNGINGTIFAYGITSSGKTHTMHGDQRSPGIIPLAVKDAFSIIQETPSREFLLRVSYLEIYNEVVNDLLNPAGQNLRVREDAQGTFIEGVKEEVVLSPAHVLSLIAAGEEHRHVGSTFFNLLSSRSHTIFTLTIEGSPCGENSEGEAVTLSQLNLIDLAGSESSRAETTGMSRKEGSYINKSLLTLGTVISKLTDEKSSHIPYRDSKLTRLLQSSLSGHGRVSLICTVTPSSSNSEETHNTLKFAHRAKHIEIQAAQNKIINEKSLIKKYQNEIRCLKEELEQLKQGIVTVPPKKGGGDDILLLKQKLEDGQVRLQSRLEEEEEAKAALMGRIQRLTKLILVSTKDSQSPRVPHRSGPRRRHSFGEDELAYLPYRRRDYILDDESMDLYVSSDGNTETVDDPLKEEKRTKKNGLLNWLKSRKRDSGVGTLASSSEKSSGVKSASTPSTPQADSTNIHIEARQPHSFLTESTPSANHLSYSRHFELFEPGDSYSGLQTPLTSIKTMDQIDLLREQHKILSGEVALQTSSLKRLSDEAAKKPKEQIQVEIINLKEEIRKKNDQIASLEKQISDSIIPHGKEDKLEESLPLSELMAQLNEKSFELEVKSADNRIIQEELNQKTLECEELRETVVSLKQQLSSALYQGGLSSLTDDQCFSETTRIQQMGKENAARKDSNDMLLLQAQVSEIVELKKKLAELTDSKNELELQNNKLADESSYAKGLASAAAVELKALTEEVTKLMNQNERLNAELEVQKKLPTQRRTAIFTSRNGRRDSYVKPQGVVLASDIERELAVRRKREQSYEAALTEKVERESELLKSLEESKQKEAYLENELANMWILTAKLKKSQGLDCDELTTENQKHDEFDIQNNQLF, from the exons ATGTCTACAATGCATGGAGTGAAACCCAAAAGGCCTAGCTTAAAAACAACTTCAGTCAACAACAACTCTCCATCGTCATCAACAACTTCATCTTCTCGGCAATATCTTGAGCCATCTGCTGACAGTCTGAGTTCACCAGCATCATCATCTGCTCGAAGTAAACAGTTCTTCTATTCAGAAAGCGCACCTTTGGATGTCGAGAGATCTAAAGAGAATGTCACAGTGACGGTGAGGTTTCGCCCTCTCAG TCCTAGGGAAATTCGAAATGGAGAGGAGATTGCGTGGTATGCAGATGGGGATACTATTGCAAGGAATGAAAATAATCAGTCAATTGCTTACGCATATG ATCGTGTTTTTGGTCCTACAACCACAACAAGGCATGTGTACGATGTTGCTGCTCAGCATGTTGTGAGTGGCGCCATGAATGGAATAAATG GTACAATATTTGCATATGGCATTACTAGTAGCGGAAAGACGCACACAATGCAT GGTGATCAGAGGTCTCCTGGTATTATTCCATTGGCTGTGAAAGACGCTTTCAGCATCATTCAAGAG ACTCCAAGCCGAGAATTTCTCCTACGCGTCTCTTATCTGGAAATATATAATGAG GTTGTCAATGATTTGTTGAATCCGGCTGGACAAAATTTGAGAGTAAGAGAAGATGCACAG GGAACCTTTATTGAAGGAGTCAAGGAAGAAGTTGTGTTATCACCTGCTCATGTTCTATCTCTTATAGCTGCAGGAGAAG AACATAGACATGTGGGTTCGACATTCTTCAATTTACTCAGCAGCAGAAGTCATACAATCTTCACTCTG ACCATAGAGGGTAGTCCCTGTGGAGAAAATAGTGAAGGTGAAGCTGTTACCTTGTCACAATTG AACCTCATTGACCTAGCAGGTTCTGAGAGCTCAAGGGCTGAAACAACAGGCATGAGTAGAAAAGAGGGATCCTATATTAATAAGAGTTTGCTGACTCTCGGAACT GttatttcaaaattaacagATGAGAAGTCTTCACACATACCTTACAGGGACTCTAAATTGACGAGGCTTCTTCAGTCCTCACTTAGTGGTCATGGGCGTGTATCT CTAATTTGTACTGTTACGCCCTCCTCAAGCAACTCTGAGGAGACACACAACACATTGAAGTTTGCCCATCGGGCAAAGCACATTGAAATTCAAGCAGCACAAAACAAG ATAATTAACGAAAAATCACTTATCAAAAAGTACCAAAATGAAATTCGGTGTTTGAAGGAAGAACTGGAACAACTGAAACAGGGCATAGTCACAGTCCCCCCCAAAAAAGGTGGAGGTGACGATATTCTTCTCCTAAAGCAGAAG CTTGAAGATGGTCAAGTGCGACTACAGTCAAGattggaagaagaagaagaagccaAAGCTGCTTTAATGGGGAGAATACAGCGTTTGACAAAACTTATTCTTGTTTCAACAAAAGATTCTCAATCACCAAGAGTTCCTCACCGTTCAGGACCAAGAAGAAGACATTCCTTTGGAGAAGACGAG CTTGCTTATCTTCCGTATAGAAGACGAGACTACATCTTGGATGATGAAAGTATGGACCTCTATGTTTCTTCTGATGGCAATACTGAAACTGTAGATGACCCATTGAAAGAAGAGAAAAGGACAAAGAAGAATGGTTTGCTGAACTGGTTGAAGTCACGG AAACGAGATAGTGGCGTAGGGACATTGGCAAGCTCTAGTGAGAAGTCCAGTGGAGTTAAATCCGCGAGCACTCCTTCAACTCCTCAAGCTGATAGCACAAATATTCACATAGAAGCAAGACAACCACATTCTTTTCTCACAGAAAGCACTCCTTCTGCCAATCATTTATCTTACTCAAGACATTTTGAATTGTTTGAGCCTGGGGATAGTTATTCGGGACTACAGACTCCACTG ACCAGCATAAAGACTATGGACCAGATTGACCTTCTGAGAGAGCAGCATAAAATTTTGTCAGGTGAAGTCGCACTTCAAACAAGTTCTCTGAAACGATTATCTGACGAGGCTGCGAAAAAACCCAAGGAGCAAATCCAG GTGGAGATCATAAATTTGAAGGAAGAAATTAGGAAAAAGAATGATCAAATAGCTTCATTGGAAAAGCAAATATCAGATTCCATCATTCCCCATGGCAAGGAGGACAAATTAGAAGAATCACTA CCCCTCAGTGAACTAATGGCACAGTTAAATGAGAAGTCTTTTGAACTTGAG GTCAAATCTGCCGATAATCGAATAATCCAAGAGGAGCTGAACCAAAAG ACTTTGGAATGTGAAGAATTGCGAGAAACAGTTGTATCCTTAAAACAACAGTTGTCCAGTGCTTTATATCAGGGGGGCTTGAGTTCATTGACAGATGATCAATGCTTTTCTGAAACTACTCGCATACAGCAGATGGGCAAAGAAAATGCAGCGAGAAAGGATTCAAATGATATGTTGCTTCTACAAGCTCAG GTAAGTGAAATTGTAGAACTAAAGAAGAAACTGGCCGAGTTAACCGATTCAAAGAATGAACTAGAGCTGCAGAATAATAAACTTGCGGACGAGAGTTCATATGCAAAGGGATTAgcatctgctgctgctgttgaATTGAAGGCACTAACAGAAGAGGTTACGAAGCTAATGAATCAAAACGAAAGATTAAATGCTGAGCTTGAAGTCCAAAAAAAGTTGCCAACCCAACGCCGAACTGCCATATTCACCAGCAGGAATGGTCGGAGAGATAGTTATGTCAAACCCCAAGGTGTTGTCTTAGCCTCTGATATCGAGAGAGAATTGGCCGTCCGCCGCAAAAGAGAGCAATCATATGAAGCTGCCTTGACCGAAAAGGTCGAAAGAGAATCCGAATTGCTGAAGAGTCTCGAAGAATCCAAACAGAAAGAAGCATACCTGGAGAATGAACTTGCAAACATGTGGATACTCACTGCAAAACTAAAAAAATCTCAAGGCCTTGACTGTGATGAACTAACTACAGAAAACCAGAAGCATGATGAATTTGATATTCAGAATAatcaattattttaa